In Candida albicans SC5314 chromosome 4, complete sequence, the genomic window aaaatttcaaacttttAATACGATTAATAATCCATTAGGTATAGCTGATTTATCAGTTAATAGtcaacaatcaaatgttcatttatataataattattccCTGAATCTGGCCCAAGCTCAAGTACTGGgaactactactacaacgcattatgatttttcaaaacgGAAAAGTTTATCACcaacaaattcatcaaattcatcaagcacttcattaaaagaaaatggaaCCAATTTAACTACGTAtccatcaccatcatcaacaacttcaGCTTCAGCTTCCGTAGCTACAATAACTAATACACCAGAGGCGGCAACCACAGCTAATCCAAccacagcaacaacaacagccacTACCACGgctaccaccaccaccaccaccactcTGGCTAAGCCATTAGTCAATGGAATTGGATCATCTTATCAAACATTAGCATTTCCAGGTCGATCAATGGGACAGAtccaaattgttgatgttggCAATAATCACCATAGTGGTACTAACATTAAACCTacaataaatattattaaagcTCATAAACTGAATATTCGATGTTTATGTCTCAATAGAACGGGGACATTAATAGCTAGTGCTTCTATTACTGGTACAATAATCCGTATTCATTCTACTAGAACAACGGCATTATTATATGAATTCAGAAGAGGTATAGATCGAGCCATTATTACATCGATGAAATTTAGTCATGATGATAGTAAATTGGCAGTTTTATCTGATAAACATACTTTACATGTatataatattgatgaaactCAATATCCAAATGATGGTGGCAGTGGTGGCACAAAAGatggaggaggaggaggaagaggaCTGAAAAATCGTCatcatttattgaatgGATTATTACCTTATTTACCAAATTATTTCCAAAGTACTTGGAGTTTTTGTTCTGTTAATACCAATAAATATCATACTTCCGATTTGGAAGATAAtctgcaacaacaacaacaacaatgggTTGCAAATGGTAcaggaggaggaggagtTGATGAAGGAGTCATTGGATGGAGTGGTAATGATagtataataattatatggaaattgaaaaaaatttgggaAAAATatgttattgttgaaacagaaaatcatcaatatgATTTAATACGATCAAGTTGGAAAAGACTTGATAGTTAAGTTGTCAAGAAAAAGGATACGAGATGAAGATAATACTGTTCACCTCTCCAGTTTATATAGGTATATTCACATATATGTATGCATGTGTCTATGCTTTATTTCTATATCGTgtttcaatatatatatatatatatatatatatatatactat contains:
- a CDS encoding uncharacterized protein (Ortholog(s) have phosphatidylinositol-3,5-bisphosphate binding activity and role in macroautophagy, piecemeal microautophagy of nucleus), with product MVLAHSINTNPNTNTNTNNTSTTSSTTTIPNDSKILCINFNQDQGCFAISHEQGFLVYNTDPIELRVKRNFIVNSHTTSSRSNHSNGSNSNNNHRNNSTGSNGSVSSSGSNNETTLGYKSTHKSASGSGSGSGSGIGHISMLHRTNYLALIGGGENPKFPINKLIIWDDLKRKTSLSLEFDTPVLNVLLSRVRIIVVLIDQIIVYGFAAPPKKFQTFNTINNPLGIADLSVNSQQSNVHLYNNYSSNSAQAQVSGTTTTTHYDFSKRKSLSPTNSSNSSSTSLKENGTNLTTYPSPSSTTSASASVATITNTPEAATTANPTTATTTATTTATTTTTTTSAKPLVNGIGSSYQTLAFPGRSMGQIQIVDVGNNHHSGTNIKPTINIIKAHKSNIRCLCLNRTGTLIASASITGTIIRIHSTRTTALLYEFRRGIDRAIITSMKFSHDDSKLAVLSDKHTLHVYNIDETQYPNDGGSGGTKDGGGGGRGSKNRHHLLNGLLPYLPNYFQSTWSFCSVNTNKYHTSDLEDNSQQQQQQWVANGTGGGGVDEGVIGWSGNDSIIIIWKLKKIWEKYVIVETENHQYDLIRSSWKRLDS